A genomic segment from Candidatus Poribacteria bacterium encodes:
- the thrC gene encoding threonine synthase → MEKVLGLRCRECDNTYPKEPLHVCEFCFGPLEVDYNYEEIQKSISRRSIENGPENLWRYADLLPIDGEPTDGDNTGFTPLIRATNLADALGVKELYIKDDSVCHPTLSFKDRVVAIALSKAKEFDFDTVSCASTGNLANAVAAHAAIAKLNCFLFIPADLEVGKVVASLVYAPTVVGITGTYDEVNRLCSEIGGVYPWAFVNINIRPFYAEGSKTLCFEVLEQLGWKAPAHIVAPAAGGSLITKIGKAIKEFHLLGLIDKPNTKIHVAQAEGCGPIVNTYKENGDFVKPVKPNTIAKSLAIGNPADGIYAVDTVRNSGGVGEHATDPEIVEAIKLLAATEGIFTETAGGVTLAATKKLIDSGHIGRDESIVIAITGNGLKTIEALQDKTDKPYTIPPQLNAFRKLMTEID, encoded by the coding sequence ATGGAAAAAGTATTGGGCCTCAGATGCCGCGAATGTGATAACACGTATCCAAAAGAACCGCTTCACGTTTGCGAATTCTGTTTTGGGCCACTGGAAGTAGACTATAACTATGAAGAGATACAGAAATCTATCTCAAGGCGTTCAATAGAAAATGGACCAGAAAACTTGTGGCGTTATGCCGACCTCCTGCCAATAGATGGGGAACCAACTGATGGCGACAACACAGGATTTACACCGCTCATTCGGGCTACAAATCTTGCCGATGCACTCGGTGTCAAAGAACTTTATATCAAAGACGATTCCGTCTGCCACCCGACACTCTCCTTCAAAGACCGCGTTGTAGCGATTGCTTTGAGTAAGGCGAAGGAATTCGATTTTGACACCGTTTCCTGTGCCTCTACCGGAAATCTTGCAAATGCTGTTGCTGCGCACGCCGCTATCGCAAAACTGAATTGTTTCCTCTTTATTCCGGCGGACCTTGAGGTCGGCAAAGTCGTTGCGTCCCTCGTTTATGCCCCCACCGTTGTGGGTATCACTGGAACTTACGACGAGGTCAACCGGCTCTGCAGTGAAATTGGAGGCGTTTATCCGTGGGCATTCGTCAATATCAATATCCGACCCTTTTATGCTGAAGGATCGAAAACGCTCTGCTTTGAAGTGCTCGAACAACTTGGATGGAAAGCACCTGCACATATTGTAGCACCTGCTGCTGGCGGTTCTCTCATCACAAAAATTGGTAAAGCAATTAAAGAATTTCATCTTTTGGGATTAATAGACAAACCGAACACCAAAATCCACGTCGCCCAAGCGGAGGGCTGTGGTCCCATCGTCAATACATACAAAGAAAATGGCGATTTTGTAAAACCTGTAAAACCGAATACGATCGCTAAATCACTCGCGATTGGTAATCCCGCCGACGGTATCTATGCCGTTGATACCGTCCGCAACTCCGGCGGGGTTGGTGAACACGCCACCGATCCTGAGATCGTAGAGGCGATCAAACTCCTCGCTGCAACAGAAGGTATCTTCACTGAGACCGCTGGTGGTGTTACGCTCGCCGCAACAAAAAAATTGATAGACAGCGGACACATTGGACGAGATGAATCGATAGTTATCGCTATCACTGGCAACGGACTCAAAACCATTGAGGCACTCCAAGATAAAACCGATAAACCCTATACCATTCCCCCGCAACTCAACGCTTTTCGGAAATTGATGACAGAGATTGATTAG
- a CDS encoding Uma2 family endonuclease has product MTQQEIHEVEQGIRPPESIKMTLEEFLEYDVEGYEYANGELVPMAPPSREHGEISINIIRYLDAHVYQNKLGRLYTAETTFQVRERTVKPDVAFVSTDRLTGDKTKGFSIPPDLAVEVVSPSDVQSRIAEKALAYLKAGTPLVWVLEPVTKTVTVYRSETDIETLTREDTLTGEDVVTGFSCLVAHLFE; this is encoded by the coding sequence ATGACACAACAAGAAATCCACGAGGTTGAGCAAGGGATACGTCCTCCAGAGAGTATCAAAATGACGTTGGAGGAGTTTCTTGAGTATGATGTAGAAGGATATGAATACGCTAACGGAGAATTAGTGCCAATGGCACCGCCATCAAGAGAACATGGTGAAATTAGTATCAATATTATTCGATACTTAGACGCGCATGTGTATCAGAATAAACTCGGCCGCTTGTACACGGCAGAGACAACATTTCAGGTTAGGGAACGGACGGTAAAACCGGATGTCGCCTTTGTTTCAACTGACCGATTGACCGGGGATAAAACAAAAGGTTTTTCTATACCCCCCGATTTGGCAGTTGAGGTTGTTTCTCCGTCAGATGTGCAGTCTCGTATTGCCGAAAAAGCACTCGCGTATTTAAAGGCAGGAACACCTCTCGTCTGGGTTCTGGAACCTGTTACCAAAACGGTAACGGTCTATCGTTCTGAGACGGACATTGAGACTCTCACGCGTGAGGATACACTCACCGGTGAGGATGTCGTCACCGGATTTTCCTGCCTGGTCGCACATCTGTTTGAATAG
- a CDS encoding AAA family ATPase, protein METLQGILERIVYENPDTGYTVGRLSARDHVELITVVGNLASVNPGESLLLQGEWVDNAKYGRQFQIEKYETILPANVVGLRKYLGSGLIKGIGPKMATRIVQKFGMDTMDIIEHAPEKLARIPGIGRHRVKIIKEAWEAQREIKNVMLFLQSHDVSTTHAAKIYKTYENDAIAVVTENPYRLADDIYGIGFVTADTIAQKLGIDKDAPHRVQAGIKYVLSQKADEGHVFQHHNELVEACQTMLEQEAEAIEDGIHVLTQKEEVMVPDFTDPMHANEQVNVGEPQEGYEISNQESSGQQDSGQQEDFRADTAVLQPTPDSRQPMVSDSHSAIYLAPFYYAELGVANQFLRLLSNEGQDLSYRDTKALSFTTDAVLTELEQEMGLRFAPQQREAIRTAMTARAMILTGGPGTGKTTTTVGMIRLFESQGRHITLTAPTGRAAKRLSETTGGEAKTIHRLLEFSPQNNGFKRNRQNPLDTDVVIVDETSMVDLVLMNRLMQAIRPSTTLILIGDVDQLPSVGAGNVLKSLIDSQKIPVIKLTEIFRQAQESMIVMNAHRINKGDFPELTGEADRNFFFIEEEDPDEIVELICSLISDRLPQHYDYHPIDDIQLLCPMRRGALGTESLNKRLQEVLNLEYTAPATIHPLEKARFGPRASKQVSQFSGRSRTAGGFRIGDKVMQVRNNYDYDVFNGDIGRVVAIEHIDKKVRIQFPDKQVAYDTADLGELVLAYATTIHKAQGSEYPAVVIPLHTQHYLMLQRNLLYTGITRAKERVVIVGTKQALAICIRNNQVMERNTYLAERLQ, encoded by the coding sequence ATGGAAACATTGCAGGGTATACTCGAACGTATCGTCTATGAAAACCCTGACACTGGTTACACAGTCGGGCGGCTCTCGGCGCGCGACCACGTCGAACTCATCACTGTCGTTGGTAACTTAGCATCTGTCAATCCAGGTGAAAGCCTTCTCCTCCAAGGCGAGTGGGTGGACAACGCAAAGTATGGTAGACAGTTCCAAATCGAGAAGTACGAAACCATCCTACCCGCAAATGTTGTCGGATTAAGGAAATACCTCGGCTCGGGATTAATCAAGGGCATCGGTCCGAAGATGGCGACACGCATCGTTCAAAAGTTCGGCATGGATACCATGGATATCATTGAGCATGCCCCTGAAAAGTTAGCGCGTATCCCTGGTATTGGACGACATCGAGTGAAAATCATCAAAGAAGCGTGGGAGGCACAGCGCGAAATTAAAAACGTTATGCTTTTCCTCCAATCCCACGATGTCAGCACAACACACGCCGCAAAGATTTACAAAACTTATGAAAACGACGCAATCGCTGTAGTCACGGAGAATCCGTATCGGCTCGCTGATGATATTTACGGCATCGGGTTTGTAACTGCCGACACAATCGCCCAAAAACTTGGCATAGATAAGGACGCGCCACACAGAGTGCAAGCGGGAATCAAATACGTTCTCAGCCAAAAGGCGGATGAAGGACACGTCTTTCAACACCACAACGAGCTTGTTGAGGCGTGTCAAACCATGCTTGAACAGGAAGCCGAAGCGATTGAAGATGGTATCCATGTCCTCACTCAAAAAGAAGAAGTGATGGTCCCCGACTTTACAGACCCAATGCACGCTAACGAACAGGTCAATGTAGGTGAACCACAGGAAGGATATGAAATTAGCAATCAGGAGAGTAGCGGTCAGCAAGATAGCGGTCAGCAGGAGGACTTTAGAGCAGACACAGCAGTTTTGCAGCCCACACCTGATAGCCGACAGCCGATGGTTTCCGACAGCCATTCCGCCATTTACCTTGCACCTTTTTACTACGCTGAACTCGGTGTCGCAAACCAGTTCTTAAGACTCCTATCTAACGAAGGACAAGACCTCAGTTACAGAGACACAAAAGCGTTGTCATTTACCACTGATGCAGTCCTTACCGAGTTAGAGCAGGAGATGGGGCTCCGTTTCGCACCGCAGCAACGCGAGGCGATCCGGACAGCGATGACAGCGCGGGCGATGATTCTCACTGGCGGCCCCGGCACTGGTAAAACGACAACGACCGTCGGGATGATTCGCCTGTTTGAATCACAAGGCAGGCACATCACCTTAACAGCACCCACCGGCCGAGCCGCGAAACGTCTCAGCGAAACAACCGGCGGTGAAGCCAAAACCATCCATCGGCTTCTTGAATTCTCTCCACAAAATAACGGATTTAAGCGAAATCGCCAGAACCCGTTGGACACAGATGTCGTCATCGTTGACGAAACATCTATGGTAGACCTTGTTCTGATGAATCGCTTGATGCAAGCCATCCGCCCGAGTACGACCCTCATCTTGATTGGCGATGTTGATCAGCTCCCCTCTGTCGGTGCGGGCAATGTTCTCAAGTCGCTCATTGATTCGCAGAAGATACCCGTTATTAAACTGACTGAAATATTCCGTCAGGCACAAGAAAGCATGATTGTCATGAACGCCCATCGCATCAACAAGGGTGATTTTCCAGAACTCACTGGCGAGGCTGACCGAAATTTCTTCTTCATAGAGGAGGAGGATCCAGACGAAATTGTTGAATTGATATGTTCTCTCATTTCTGATCGGCTACCGCAACACTACGACTACCATCCCATAGATGACATCCAACTCCTGTGTCCAATGCGACGCGGAGCACTTGGTACTGAAAGTCTCAACAAACGCCTTCAGGAAGTATTGAATCTTGAATATACTGCTCCAGCAACAATCCACCCGTTGGAGAAAGCGCGCTTTGGTCCTCGTGCCAGCAAGCAGGTATCGCAGTTTTCCGGTCGATCTCGCACGGCTGGCGGTTTCCGCATCGGCGATAAGGTGATGCAGGTCCGCAACAATTACGATTATGACGTGTTTAACGGCGATATCGGGAGGGTTGTCGCAATTGAGCACATTGACAAAAAAGTTCGCATCCAGTTCCCTGACAAGCAGGTGGCTTACGATACAGCAGACCTCGGCGAACTCGTCTTAGCCTATGCCACAACGATTCACAAAGCGCAAGGCAGTGAGTATCCCGCAGTTGTTATCCCCTTGCATACACAGCACTATCTCATGTTACAACGGAATCTCCTTTACACCGGTATCACCCGGGCAAAGGAGCGCGTTGTGATTGTTGGGACCAAACAGGCACTCGCTATTTGTATTCGTAATAATCAAGTGATGGAGCGGAACACTTACCTTGCCGAACGTCTTCAATAG
- a CDS encoding 9-O-acetylesterase, with translation MKRITLSLIGFLLLFTQPFVHAEVTLPRVIGSNMVLQRDMEVPIWGWASAGEEITITFSAEDERNESLFSTTAVADTGGNWRIKLPAMAAGGPYILKVSSSNTLELTNILFGEVWVCSGQSNMQWSVSASKDSEAEIAAANYPNIRLFYVPRVPSGLLQNDVEADWDETTPETIANFSAVAYYFGRKLYKNLDVPIGLINTSWGGTRIEPWTPPAGFASVPTLESISKEIQEAHETYRQQLPQKMKDIEAWIAETRKALETEARLTQMPDNRHSLRHQARPTGLYNGMVHPLVPYAIRGALWYQGESNLRDGMLYHEKMKALINGWREVWGQGDFPFYFVQLAPFNYGGRNASPFFLPQIWEAQTATLSVPNTGMAVTTDIGNLRDIHPRNKQEVGRRLALWALAKTYGREDVTYSGPLYKSMEIAGNTIRLSFDSVGSGLMARDEKPLTWFEIAGEDKQFVEAQAMIDSDTIIVSSDTVANPVAVRFGWHQSAEPNLVNKEGLPASPFRTHPW, from the coding sequence ATGAAGCGAATTACGCTATCTCTTATCGGTTTTCTCTTACTCTTCACACAACCCTTTGTGCATGCCGAGGTTACCCTGCCACGCGTTATCGGCAGCAACATGGTACTGCAACGCGACATGGAGGTTCCCATTTGGGGGTGGGCATCCGCAGGCGAAGAAATCACGATAACCTTCAGTGCCGAGGACGAAAGGAACGAATCCCTTTTCTCAACTACAGCGGTTGCTGACACAGGGGGCAACTGGCGCATCAAATTACCTGCGATGGCTGCAGGCGGCCCCTATATACTTAAAGTCAGCAGCAGTAACACCCTTGAATTGACGAACATCCTTTTCGGAGAAGTTTGGGTCTGCTCCGGGCAATCGAACATGCAGTGGTCTGTGAGTGCCTCAAAAGACAGTGAGGCAGAGATCGCCGCAGCGAACTATCCCAATATCCGACTGTTCTATGTACCGAGAGTCCCCTCAGGACTGCTTCAGAATGATGTAGAAGCGGACTGGGACGAAACCACGCCTGAAACAATCGCCAATTTCTCCGCTGTCGCTTACTATTTCGGACGCAAACTCTATAAAAACCTTGATGTACCCATCGGATTAATCAACACTTCGTGGGGTGGTACCCGTATTGAACCATGGACACCACCTGCCGGTTTCGCCAGTGTTCCTACCCTTGAATCTATCTCCAAAGAGATTCAGGAGGCACACGAAACTTATCGCCAGCAGCTTCCACAGAAGATGAAGGATATTGAAGCGTGGATAGCCGAGACACGGAAAGCATTAGAAACAGAAGCACGCCTTACACAGATGCCTGATAATAGACACTCTTTGAGACACCAAGCGAGACCCACCGGGCTGTACAACGGTATGGTGCATCCGCTTGTCCCTTACGCTATACGCGGCGCACTCTGGTATCAAGGTGAGTCGAACCTTCGAGACGGTATGCTCTACCACGAGAAAATGAAAGCACTCATCAACGGATGGCGCGAGGTTTGGGGGCAAGGCGATTTTCCCTTCTATTTTGTTCAACTCGCGCCGTTCAATTACGGCGGGCGGAATGCCAGCCCATTTTTCCTGCCCCAAATTTGGGAGGCACAAACAGCAACATTGTCTGTTCCAAATACGGGCATGGCTGTAACAACGGACATCGGTAACCTCAGAGACATCCACCCGCGAAACAAGCAGGAGGTCGGGAGACGACTTGCGTTATGGGCACTTGCAAAGACATACGGCAGGGAAGATGTAACTTACTCCGGTCCACTCTACAAATCAATGGAGATAGCGGGAAACACAATTCGGCTCAGTTTCGACTCTGTGGGTAGTGGACTGATGGCACGAGACGAGAAACCTCTCACATGGTTTGAAATTGCAGGTGAAGACAAGCAATTCGTTGAAGCGCAAGCAATGATTGATAGCGACACGATCATCGTTTCCAGTGACACCGTTGCAAATCCGGTCGCAGTCCGATTCGGTTGGCATCAAAGTGCTGAACCCAATTTGGTAAACAAGGAAGGGCTACCTGCATCACCGTTTCGTACCCATCCGTGGTAA
- a CDS encoding mandelate racemase/muconate lactonizing enzyme family protein — protein MKITAIKTFMARFGNRPRGLIKVETDEGLYGWGEAYSTGPDLSVEPIADYIFEMIQGDDPRRIEYIMMKLHQQFRFPAGGAGLAVISAVDHALWDISGKAAGLPVYMLLGGHARDRIRIYRGIGGRDGIEAADQAHKLHEEWGFTAFKTSPYQLDPDANRWGRVCDAAATYFEQIRENTPTEWEFAFDPHAKIFEPIRALQLANALAPYDPYFYEEPLRPEHIPAWSRLRAQMQVPLATGESLYTRFEFLDLIAGQGADIIQPDICVCGGLLEMCKIAAIAEAHYVSIAPHNPMGPLATAVNVHFAAATPNFKILEYLLPTETEWNDWVDEPYLPKDGYLELRNRPGLGVEVNEAAIMDNEYIHWQRTCPIRPDGSTGYI, from the coding sequence ATGAAAATTACTGCTATTAAAACCTTTATGGCACGCTTTGGTAACCGACCCCGCGGACTCATCAAAGTAGAAACAGACGAAGGACTCTATGGCTGGGGTGAAGCCTACTCCACAGGTCCAGACCTGTCTGTTGAGCCTATTGCTGATTACATTTTTGAGATGATTCAGGGCGACGATCCGAGACGGATTGAGTATATCATGATGAAACTGCATCAGCAGTTCCGTTTTCCAGCCGGTGGTGCTGGACTTGCCGTCATTTCCGCTGTTGATCATGCCCTTTGGGACATCAGTGGGAAGGCAGCGGGTTTACCAGTCTACATGCTCCTCGGTGGGCATGCCCGGGATCGCATCCGTATCTACCGTGGCATCGGGGGTAGGGATGGCATTGAAGCCGCCGACCAAGCGCACAAACTCCATGAAGAGTGGGGGTTCACTGCGTTCAAGACCAGTCCTTATCAACTGGATCCCGATGCAAATCGGTGGGGACGCGTCTGCGATGCTGCTGCTACCTATTTTGAGCAGATTCGAGAGAATACACCGACAGAGTGGGAGTTTGCCTTCGATCCACACGCCAAGATCTTTGAACCGATTCGAGCACTGCAACTGGCAAATGCCCTCGCGCCTTACGATCCATATTTCTACGAGGAGCCACTCCGACCTGAACATATCCCCGCATGGTCACGCCTTCGTGCCCAGATGCAAGTCCCACTTGCAACGGGAGAGTCTCTCTATACGCGTTTTGAGTTTCTGGACCTCATTGCCGGACAGGGTGCCGACATCATTCAACCAGACATCTGTGTTTGTGGAGGATTGTTGGAGATGTGCAAGATCGCTGCGATCGCCGAGGCACACTATGTGAGCATTGCCCCACACAATCCGATGGGACCGCTGGCAACTGCAGTCAATGTTCACTTCGCCGCGGCAACCCCGAACTTCAAAATTTTGGAGTATCTCTTGCCGACTGAAACGGAATGGAACGACTGGGTAGATGAACCCTATCTACCAAAAGATGGCTATTTGGAGTTACGGAATCGCCCCGGCTTGGGTGTGGAGGTAAACGAAGCAGCTATCATGGATAACGAATACATCCATTGGCAACGCACCTGTCCCATCCGTCCAGATGGTTCAACAGGTTATATTTAG